A window of the Lolium perenne isolate Kyuss_39 chromosome 7, Kyuss_2.0, whole genome shotgun sequence genome harbors these coding sequences:
- the LOC127318464 gene encoding uncharacterized protein, whose protein sequence is MPCPETEPGVSSIAGCSAAASASSPQRRRHRSPSPLRGRLRRHNEYEDKGMKGSGRESEGSRSGSRHRHRRKKHGRSGGSKVRHRHRDEDSETSYDSDDSRERKSRKRSRSHHKVSRRKKNKGSDRSSRGNAKSGDEMAESVEFKKNKMDALKHAQVPTPEDNAAPLVGPLPLPQPRVDVQVNYGGALRPGEGDAMAQFVQQGKRIPRRGEVGLSADEIQRFEDAGYVMSGSRHSRINVVRLRKENQVYSAEEKRALATFNYEQRAMRESKVREDLRRLVDRTLGNLAGTEHDPFADK, encoded by the coding sequence ATGCCGTGCCCGGAGACGGAGCCCGGCGTCTCGTCGATCGCTGGCTGCAGCGCCGCTGCCTCCGCATCTAGCCCCCAGCGACGCCGCCACCGATCACCTAGCCCCCTCCGAGGCCGTCTTCGCCGCCACAACGAATATGAGGACAAGGGTATGAAGGGATCCGGGCGCGAATCGGAGGGTTCCAGGAGCGGCAGCAGGCACCGGCACCGCCGTAAGAAACATGGGCGCAGCGGAGGCAGCAAGGTGAGGCATCGCCATCGCGATGAGGACTCGGAGACCTCCTACGATTCCGACGACTCGAGAGAAAGAAAGAGCAGGAAGAGATCGAGGAGCCACCACAAAgtttcaaggaggaagaagaacaaggggTCAGATCGCAGCTCCCGTGGCAATGCCAAGTCTGGCGATGAGATGGCTGAATCCGTCGAGTTCAAGAAGAATAAGATGGACGCGCTGAAGCATGCGCAGGTGCCCACGCCGGAGGACAACGCGGCGCCGCTCGTCGGGCCTCTCCCGCTGCCGCAGCCCCGCGTGGACGTGCAGGTCAACTACGGCGGCGCGCTCCGGCCGGGTGAGGGCGACGCCATGGCGCAGTTCGTCCAGCAGGGGAAGCGCATCCCGCGGCGCGGCGAGGTGGGCCTGTCCGCGGACGAGATCCAGAGGTTCGAGGATGCCGGGTACGTGATGAGCGGGAGCAGGCACTCGAGGATCAACGTCGTCCGCCTCCGGAAGGAGAACCAGGTGTACAGCGCCGAGGAGAAGCGCGCGCTCGCCACCTTCAACTACGAGCAGCGGGCGATGCGGGAGAGCAAGGTCAGGGAGGATCTCAGGCGCCTCGTGGACAGGACACTCGGCAATCTCGCCGGCACGGAGCACGATCCGTTCGCTGACAAGTAA